The DNA window CGGCCCCCAGCATCAGCATCAGTTCGGCAGGCGTAAGCCCCCAGAACTCGGACGGCCTCAATCCCAGCCCCCGGATGCCCGCGCGCATCAGCGCGCCCCAGTCAAAGCCCATCGTGTTTCGCCTCGGGCAGGGTGAAGGCCCGCGCCAGAAGCTGCGCGGCAGCCTGAGCGGCGGCGATCGGGCCGCCCCCGATATCTGCCTCGGCCAGATCGGAGGTCGTTCCCTGCCAGCCGCCGCCGCGCAACCCGGCAAGCAAAAGTGCGATCACGTCGCGGGTCGCGAAATGCCCCTCTTCGTAGCGCTCGATCAGCGCAAGCAGCGTATCGGCGCCCAGCGCCGCCTCCAGTTCGGCCAATGCGCCGAGCGTAAGCTTGAGAACCTGACGCTCTCCGTCGACCATCAGCGCCACTTCTCCTGCATGGGGATTTGGCATGGTCACATCGCCGTAAAGCTGAGGACACCGGCCGAGGCGAGCGTCATTTCATAGGTGGCCTCGCCATTATGGCTGCCGGCATATTCCAGGCTGCTGACCTGAAACCGCCCTTCGACGACCCCGAAATCCGGGATCACCAGCTGGAAAAGCGGCGTGAGACCGTCGAAGAAGACCTGCCGGGCACGGGCATCGGTCTCGGCATCCTTGAAGACGCCCGAACCGCTGATCGTGGCGGTCTTGACCCCCGCACCGGCCAGCAATTCACGCCAGCCCCCCTGGCTTTCCAGGCTGGTCACGTCGACCGGCTCGGCATTGAAGCTGATGCGCGAGGCCCGCAGCCCCGCGAAGGTCGAGAAGTCTCCCGAGCCGGAGAGGTCGACCTTGATGAGAAGATCCTTGCCGTTCTGCGCCGTCATTTCGCGTACTCCACATGTGTCATTCAATCGTCCTCGACCCGGACGGAGAACCGCAGGTCGATGCGACGCTGATCCTTCGCGCCGACGCGCCGGGCACGGGCGCGGTCGAACCAGAGCCCGACCACCCTCCCCCGGGCGAGCGCGAGCGGCGCCGCGGACAGGGCGTCCGAGATAGCTCCGGCGGCAGCCTTGGCCCGGGCGAACCCGCTCTCCTCGCTGACAACCGAGATCGTCACGCGGTGCAGAGCCCCGTCCGCGCCCTTGTCGGACGCGTCGCGGACCTCTTCCGGCCCGAGGCTCACATAGATCGGCGGAAGACGCCCCGCAGGCATCGCGTCGAAGATCGCATCCCCGACGATGGCAGTAATGGCGGCATGCCCCGAAATCCGCTCGAAGATCGCGGCCTGCAGCGCCGCCGCCATGCCATAGCTCATGCTGCGATCTCCTCTTCCGCGTAGCAGGCCAGATAGAGGCCGCGCGCGTCATGCTCGGTCACCGCATGGATGTGAAAGACCCGCGCGCCTTCGCGGAACCTCTGCCCGGCCGCGGGCCGGGAAGGCGCACCGGGCGGAGCGCCCCGGACCACGACCCGGTAAAGCACCCGCGACAAGGCCAGTTCCTCGCCGCCCCGCTCGCCCGCCATGCGCGGGCTCATCTCGGCCCAAAGCATACCGCGCGGCACCCAGGTTTCGGAAAAGCCGCCCGCGCCATCGGCGACAGGAACCGGCACCTCGAGAACCAGCTGCCGGTTCAGCATCGGTATCCGGCTCATCGTGGACCTCCCGCCGTCAGACGCAACGGCCGCCAGCGATCGGTAAGCGCCACGACACCGAACGGCATCGCGCCTTTGCCAGTCGGCTGCTCGACCCGGTTTTCGTAGTAATGCGCGGCCAGCAACAGCACCGCATGGCCCAGATCCTCGGGCACCGCCTCCCAGTCCGGGCCGAACCCCGCCTCGAAGTCGATCCGTACGCGGCCCTCGAAGGGAATGCCGGGCATCGTGCCCCCCGTCCCCCGCAGCTGCGGCGCATGGGTGTCGGTCACCAGCCGGTAGCGGGCGGGCGGAACCGCAACTGCGCTGCCATTTCGGTCAACGACCCGGATTTCGGTCACGGCCCGCACCGGGGCAACCGGCAAGCCCTGCCGGTCGCTCTGGCGCCAGCAATGCAGCTCATAGCTGAAACTGCGGGCGATCAGGGCCTTTCCGGTCCGCGCCTCGACCGCCGCGATGGCGGCCCGGAGCAGCGTCTCGAGATAGGCGTCCTGGTTTTCCTCTCCGGCAAATCCCGTCCCCAGACGCAGCTGCGCCTTGAACTGCGCAAGCGGAAGCGCCGCTCCGGGCACCGTCGTCTGCTCGATCAGCATCATCTTGTGGTTTCTCCGCTTTGCCTTGCTGCAAGGACGACGCGCGCAGCCCCGTCCCGCCCTGCCGGAGGGACCGACCGGACAGGGCCTTGCGGGGCTGCGCGCGCCTCACCGCCCCGAGACCGGGGACCGGTGTGGATGCGGTGCCGGATCGCCTGCGATCACGACACCGAGAACTTCAGCACCTTGATGGCGGCAAAGTCGCTGACATCACCGCCGACGCGCTTGGTGGCGTAGAACAGCACATGCGGCTTGGCCGAGAACGGATCGCGCAGCACCCGCAGATCGGGCCGCTCGGCCACGGCATAACCGGCCTGGAAATCGCCGAAGGCGATGGCCGTCGCATCCGCCGCGATGTCGGGCATGTCCTCGGCGATCAGCACCGGATAACCCAGCAACCGCGCGGGCTCGGCCGCGGCCAGCCCGTCCGACCACAGGAACCGCCCGTCGGCATCCTTCATCTTGCGAACGGCCCCGGCGGTCTTCGAATTCATCACGAATGTCGCGTTGGCGCGATAGACCGCGCCCAGCGAGTAGACCAGATCGAGGATCGCATCCGAAGGCGCGGCCACGTCGAAATCGCCATCGGCACCGGTCGCGACATAGCCGAGACTGCCCCAGGACCAGGAGGCCTCGGCAACCTTGGGATGGTCGAGAAAGCCCCGCGGCTTGTCGATACCATCGCCCGAGATGAAGGCGGCGGCCTCGGCCCGGGCGAACTTGTCGGCAATCCGTCCCGCCAGCCAGCCCTCGATGTCGAAGGCGCTGTCATCCAGCAGCCGCTGGCTGATCTTGGGCATCGCCGACAATTCGTGCAGCGGGATCGTCACCCGCTCGATCTGCGGCGTCGAGGTCTCGACCTGGCTGCCGGTCTCGCTCGACCAGCCCGACCCGGTATCCGAATGATCGACCAGCACGTCATAGGAACTGGCCTCCACCGTGACCACCTGCGAGATCGAGCGGATCGACGCCGTGGAGGTCAGGACCGACTGGATGCTGCTGGCGGTTTCGGGATCGATCAGATAGCCGCCATCGCCGGCCACCGCGGTCGACATCGCCTTGGCCTCGACTTCGATCCCGCGCAGAGCGTCATCGTCGCCGGTTCTCAGATAGGCGCCGAAGGCTTTCTTGTGAGGCACTTCGATCTCGGCGGAACGGGATAGAACGGGGCGCCCCGCGGTAACTTGCGATTTCCGGTCGAACATGGTCAGTCGCTCTTCCTGTTGTTTGAGTCTTGATTTGATTTCGGACTGGAAGCTGCTGAAATCTTTTATGAAATCTTCCAGTGCCTCACGTATTTCCATAGCTGGGCCACGCCCCCGCCCGGTCTTGACTTCGGTCTCGGTCATATCGCTTGTCCTGTCTGGGAACGGTCTTGCCGGCATCGGGGCGTTACCCCTCGGCCAGCACATGACGGGCGCCCGCAAAGGCATCCGCCAGATCGCGCAAGAGCGCCTCGGCACTTTCTTCCGTCTTGGTGCCGACCCGCGCATCGGCAAGCATCGGGAAGGTCACCAGCGACACTTCCCAAAGCTCCAGCTCGGCAAGCAACCTGTGCCCGCTTGCATCCTTGCTCGCACGCCTGGTGCGGTAGCCGATCGACAGCCCGTCGATCGCCCCGGCCGCGACCAACGCCGCCGCCTCGCGGCCGCGGGTCACATCGGTCAGGATCCGGCCCTTGACGTAAAGCCCGCGCGCATCCTCGCGAACCTCGTCCCAGACCCCGATCGGCTCCGACGGATCATGCTGCCAGAGCATTTTCACCCGCCGTCCCTCGGCCGCCATCTGCTGCAACGAGGCCCCATAGGCACCGCTCTGAACGATGTCGCCTCCGAAATCGGTGGCCCCGAAGACCGAGGCATAGCCCTCGATCACCGCACCCTCCTTCAGCGCCAGCGGCAGGGCATCGTTCTTGCAGAACTTGTGCTCGAGCGCGCTGCCAACGTCGTACTCCTTCATCTGGTCTGTCCTCTTCGCTGCTATGGGACGGAGATGGCGGCCAGGATCGAGGCGATGCCTTCGGCAAGGATCACCGCGACGATCCCGTAAACTGTCAGCCATACGCGCTTTTCGATCTGGTCCAGCATCTCCTCGATGCGTTTCAGCCGGTATTCGAGTGCGCTCCAGCGCTCTTCCATCACCCGCTCGCTGGCCTCGATCCGGATATGCGTCGCATCGAAGGGGGCGTAGAGAAACCGCGACCCCGATCTTGGCTGGGTCACCCTCGCCCCCCTTCCGGGCGCCTCGGCAACCCGAGCAGCGCGCGCTTCTCGTCTTCTGTCAGGAACTCGGCTTCTGAGATTCTCTTCCATTGCGTATCCCGCTCGGCGGCCAGCGCCGGCACCTGGTCGAGATCGGGTTTGAGAGACACCGCCGAAGAGCCGAAATGGGCAAGAAACTCGGCCAGGGCTCCGGTGACCTTCGCCACCAGGGGCACCACCGTCAGCCGATAGAAAGCGCGGTTGGCCTCCTGGTAATTGGCATAGGTCGCCTCGCCCGGAATTCCCAGAAGCATGGGCGGCACACCGAAGGCCGTGGCGATCTCGCGAGCCGCAGCCTCCTTGGTCTTCTGAAACTCCATGTCCGAGGGCGAGAAGCCCATCGGCTTCCAGTCGAGGCCGCCTTCCAGCAGCATCGGCCGTCCGGCATTCGCCGCCCCCTGGTGATAGGACAGCATCTCGTCCTGCAGCCGCGCATATTGCTCTTCGCTCAGCATCGACTGGCCGTCCGAGCCATTATAGATGATTGCGCCCGAGGGCCGGGCTGCATTGTCCAGCAGCGCCTTCGACCAGCGCGAGGCGGCATTGTGCACATCGACCGCGGTCGCGGCGGCCTGCATCGGCGACAGGCCGTAATGGTCGTCCTGCGGATGGAAATTCTTGATATGGCAGATCGGCGGCACCGGCCCGGTCATGTCGAAACGATGCTTGCGCGCGCCGACCATGTAGTCATAGGCGACGGGCCATCCGTCTGTCCCCGGCACCAGCCGCATCCGGTCCGAGCGCAGCACATGCAGTTCGAAAGGCAGCCCGGTCTCGCCGCCCACCGCCTCGAGATAGCCGTTCCCCGAAAGCAGGAGCTGGCCGTAAAGCGCCTCCATCAGCTCGGCGCGGCCTTGCGCCGGATTGGGCCGCCTGAGCAGCTCCATCACCGGATGCGTTTCGTACCGCCTGTCCTCGTCCTGGCAGATCAACGGCAAGGCCGCCGCGGATTCCGCGATCAGCTTGACCGCGCGAAAGCCGACGGGATTGGCATTGAACCCCGCCCTGATGAGCGAGCCCGTATCGCGCGGCGTCCAGGCCGCGCGGCCCGCTCCTGCCCAGGCGATCACAGGCCCCGTGGCCGAGGCCTTGGTCTCGGGCAGTGTTTCCGTCGCTCGGCGGAACAGGTTGAATTTCATCGCCAGTCATCCTCCGTTTTCGGTCGGCTCCGCCGGCGGCCGGACGGAAAGAAAAGGCCCGCCGCCCGGGTCATCCCCCGGGGACGGGCCGATCCCGGCCGTTCCGTGTCGCCCTGCGGGCTGTTCTGTCGGTCTAAAGGCCCCGCACGCGCGGCCGGCGCCACTGCGCGGCAGGCGCGATCATCAGATCGTTGATCGCCCAGACCAGGGCATCGACCCGGTCCGGGCTGCCACGGCCCTCATAGCCATGCGACGTCATGTGACACATCTGCTCCTCGAGCAGCTGCAACCCCCTGAGATGCCTGACGCGCCCCTGTTCGTAGAGCGCCGCCACGGGCTCGGCCCGGACGATCTTGCTTCGCGTCGCCCGAACCGCGCGGAACGGCACCATCGCGTCGAGCTGCCGGATCATGGTCTCGACCAGATCGCCACCCTGATTGACCTCGGCGACCAGGCGATCAGCCGAATGGCGTTCCATGGCCTCAAGCGCGATCTTTGCCCAGACTGTGGGCGCGGCGCCCGCCACGCTCGCATCCTCCAGCACGTAAGCGCTCCAGCTCTGGGGCGGCCCCTGCATCCGGACCCCGGCCACGACGATGCCGCATTCATCCGAGCCGGCATGGCTCGACACCGGCGGATCGACCGCCACCACGATCCGGTCGAGCTCCGGGGCCTCATCGACCCGCAGCGCCTCCAGCCGGGCAAGCGTCCAGAGCGCGCTTTCGGCCTCTTCCAGCAGAATGCCGTCCAGCTCCTGCCGACCGAGCCGGGTGCCGGAATAGCGCGTCCGCACCGCCTCCAGAAACGAGGCCGCAAGATTGGCGCGGTTGGCCTCGGTCGGCGCATGGGTGACGACCGTCTTCGGGTTCGACAGGATGGATTTAAGCACCGGTACATTGCGCGGCGTCGTCGTCACGCATTGCTGCGGTGCCTCGCCCAGCCTCAGCCCGAACTGAAGCATGTCCCAGGTTTCCTCGGCCCGTTTCCATTTTGCCAGCTCGTCCGACCAGGCGGCATCGAATTGCGGCCCACGAAGCGAGTCCGGATCATGCGCCGAGAAGACCTGCGCCACCGCGCCATTCGGCCAGACCAGTCGGCGCCGCGTCGCCTCCCAGTTCGGCCGCCGGTCGGGCGGCGAACAGGCCAGAATGCCGCTTTCGCCGAACACCATGACCTCGCGCGCCTCGTCGATCGTCTCGCCGACCAGCGCCACCCGGCGCGCCCGGCCTTCATCCAGCGGCCGCGCCCCCTCGACCTGCGCGCGAATCCATTCCGAACCGGCCCGGGTCTTGCCCGAGCCGCGCCCGCCCATGATCACCCAGGACCGCCAGTCGCCCTCGGGAGCAAGCTGATGCGGCAAGGCCCAGAATTCGAAAAGGTAGGGCAGCGCCAGCAGCACCGCTTCATCCATCCCCTCGAGAAACGCTGTCTGCGTCTCGGGCGGAGCGCAGGCGATCCAGTCGGCGCCTGACTTCAAGGCGCGCCTGATCAAGGTCGAGTGCCTGGATTCCTCCGTCGGAACCGGATTCCGCATTGAGCCGCCTTTCCACCCGCTGTCGTTCATCAAACGCAGTCTGGGCCGCTTTTCCGAGATCGTTCAGCGCCCCCCGCAGCATGCGGGCGCGCTCGGAATTGCCGGCCTGGATTTCTTCGATCAGGTCATTCAGGGCACGGATCATGCGCCTGTAATGTTCTTCGGCTTCCTCTAGCACCGCCCACGCTGCCGCGTCGCCCGCTGCAGGTGAGAGATCGTCTGTCATCGCGTCTGCCTGATTGACCTGCCTATTGCAGTGAGAAGACAAAGAAAAAGCGGCCTCCGGGGGTCTCCCCGTGCCGCCAATCCCACGTCTTCCAGCTTGCCTGAAGGTATATTCCAGACCGCGCGCAAAGTCAAGATGTTTATTATTAACAATGGGTTAATTCAACAGTCCCGGTCAGGCGCTCCGCCGCGGAAACACCGCTCAGTCCAGCGCCATTTCCGCGACATCCTCCGGCACGATCAACGCGGCAGAGGTCGCCGCAAGGATGTCATCGACCGTCACGCCCGGCCCCCGCTCGCGCAGAACAAGACCCGCATCGCCGGGCTCGATCACCGCCATCTCGGTCACGACCAGGCTGACCCGGCGCGTCGCGGTCAGAGGCAGCGTGCATTCCGGCACGATCTTCGGCACGCCCTTCGCGCTATGGACCATCGCCACGATCACCCGGCGCGCCCCCGTGACCAGATCCATCGCGCCGCCCATCCCCGGCACCATCTTGCCCGGCACCATCCAGTTGGCAAGATGGCCCTTTTCGTCCACCTGCAGCCCGCCCAGCACGGTCATGTCCAGATGCCCGCCCCGGATCAGCCCGAAGCTCATCGCGCTGTCGATCGAGGCGGCCCCGGGCACCGCGGTTACGAAACCGCCGCCCGCATCGGTCAGGTCGCGGTCCTCCATCCCGTCCGGCGGCCGCTGGCCCAGCCCGATCACCCCGTTCTCGGCCTGAAAGAAGACATGCATGTCGTCGGGCACGAAATTCGCTACCATCGAGGGCAGGCCGATCCCCAGATTGACCAGCATCCCCTCGCGCACCTCCTGCGCCACGCGGCGGGCGATCACTTCCTTGGCGTCCATCAGACCAGCCTTTCCAGAATGTGGTCGACCAGCACCCCCGGCGTCTTGACCGCGTCGGGCGGTATCATCCCCACGGGCATGACGTGATGCGGCTCGGCAATCACCGTGTCGGCGGCCATCGCCATCACCGGATTGAAGTTATGCGCAGTCAGCGTGTATTCGAGATTACCGACATAATCGCATTGCCGCGCCCCGATCAGCGCGAAATCGCCCCGGATCGGCTTTTCCAGCAGATAGGTCCTGCCATCGACCTCGACCGTCTGCTTGCCCTCGGCGACGACGGTGCCAAGCCCGGTCTCCGTCAGCACGCCGCCAAGCCCGACACCGCCCGCGCGGATGCGCTCGACCAGCGTGCCCTGCGGCACCAGCTCGACCTCGAGATCGCTGGCGATCATCTGGCGTTGGGTCTCGGGATTGAGGCCGATATGGCTGACGATGCATTTCGCCACCAGCCGGGCGTCGATCAGCTTGCCGATATCCTGACCCGGCCGCGCGGTATCGTTGGCAATGACGGTGAACCCGCCCACGCCACGCACGACCAGCGCATCGATCAGCCGATGCGGCGCGCCGACCCCCATGAATCCGCCGATCAGCAGGACCGCCCCCTCCGGGATCATCTCTGCGGCCTCGGCCGGTTTCAGGGCCCGTTTCATGCAGCGGCTTCCGCACGCCGCGCCAGCATGTCACGCGCGGCCCGCGCGATCACGATCTCCTCGTCGGTCGGAATGACCAGAATGCGCACCCGGCTGAAATCGGTCGAGATGATCCGTTCGTTGCGCATGTTCCGCCCCTCGTCCAGCTCCATTCCGATCCATCCCATGCCGGCGCAGACCTTGTCGCGGATCAGGGACGAGTTCTCGCCGATGCCACCGCAGAACACCATGGTGCTGATCCCGCCCAGGGCCGCGACCAGCCCGCCAAGCTCGCGGCGGATCCGGAACACGAAATAGTCGATCGCCTGGCGCGCCTCCTCGGTCCCGGCAGCCTCGAGCGTGCGCATGTCATTCGACAGCCCCGACAGGCCCAGAAGCCCCGACTTGCGATAAAGCTCGTCCTCGATCTCGGCCGGCGTCATGCCCTCGTTTCTCAGCATGTACAGCAGCACGCCCGGGTCGAGCTGACCGCAGCGCGAGCCCATCGGCAACCCGTCCAGCGCCGAGAACCCCATGGTCGAGGCCCGGGACTGCCCGCCCATCAGCCCGCACATCGAGGCGCCGTTGCCCAGATGGGCGACCACGGTACGGCCCATATGCAGATGCGGCGCGGTCTCGCGCAGGGTCTCGGAGATGTACTGATAGCTCAGCCCATGGAACCCGTAGCGCCGCACGCCCTGTTCGTAATACTTGCGCGGAATGGCGAAGGTGTCGTTGACCCAGGGGTGGTTGCGATGAAAGGCGGTGTCGAAACAGGCCAGCTGCATCGCCTCGGGGAACAGCTTCAGCGCCGCGCGCACACCCGCCAGATTATGCGGCTGATGCAGCGGAGCCAGCGGCTCGAACTGCGCAAGCCGCGTCATCACCTCGCCCGTCAGCTCGACCGGCATGTCGTAATCGGGTCCGCCATGCACCACCCGGTGCCCGACGGCGTCAAGCTCGGCCTGCGGACGCTGTTCCTTCAGGAATTCGACGGCCCGGGCCAGGGCCGTCTCGTGATCGGGCACATGGTTGCGGCCGAATTCGCGGTCAACCAGTACCACCCCGTCCTGGCGCTTGGCCTTGAGGCGGGCACGCTCGCCGGGACCGATCCGCTCGATCGAGCCGACGATGCGCGGGTCCGGATCGTCGGCCGCGCCGTTCAGACGGAAAAAGCCGAATTTCAGCGAGGAAGAGCCCGCATTGAGGGTCAGAACATGCGACATGATCCTACTCCGCCGCCCGCCGGGCCGGGAACAGACCGTTCAGCCGGGCATTGTGCAGCGTCGCCACCGCACAGGAGGCCAGCCGCGCCTTGTCGTCATCCGACCGTGAATTGAGTATGATCGGCACCTTCGCCCCCATCACGACGCCCGCCCCTTCGGCATGGCTGATATAGGCCAGTTGCTTGGCGAGCATGTTGCCCGCATCGAGGTTCGGCACAACCAGAACCTCCGCCCGGCCCGCCACCTGCGAGGTGATGCCCTTGGTGCGCGCCGCCGTCAGATCGATCGCGTTGTCCATCGCCAGCGGCCCGTCGACCATGCCGCCCCGGATCTGGCCGCGCTCGGCCATCTTCGACAAGAGCGCGGCATCGAGCGAGGAGGGAATATCGGGATTCACCGTCTCGACCGCCGACAGCACGCCCACTTTCGGCACCTCGATCCCGATCGAAATCGCAAGGTCGATGGCATTCTGCACGATATCGACCTTGGTGCGCAGATCGGGGGCGATGTTGATCGCGGCATCGGTCACCATCAGCGGATGCGGCACCCCCGGCACATCCATCACGAAGACATGGGTGAAGCGCCGTCCGGCGCGCAGCCCGTTCTCCTTGCGAAGCGCCGCCCTCAGCAGCACATCGGTGTGCAGATGCCCCTTCATCAGCGCCGCCGCCCGGCCGCCCGCCACCAGATCGACCGCAAGATGGGCAGCCGTCACGGGATCGGCCGCCTCGACGATCTCGATCCCGTCAAGCGAGGCGCCGATTTCGGCCGCCGCCGCCGAGATTTTCGCCGGATCGCCGACGAGGATCGGCGCGATGATCGTGTGACGCGCGCCCAGAAGCGCCCCGCCCAGCGCGCGCGGCTCCTCGGGGCAGACCACCGCCGTCGGCAGCGGCGCCAGCGGTTCGGCCCGTTCGATCAGCGCGTCGAAATGCCGGTGGCGCTGGATCACCAGTCCCGGGATTTCCAGATCGTTGAACACGAGCTTCTTCGGCGGGGCCTTGACCTCGGCCTCGCCGTCCAGCACCAGCGCCCCATCCGAACAGCGCTCGACCCGGGTCTCGAGCACGATCCGGTTCGGCGGACGCTTCTCGACGACTGTCACCCGGGTCAGAAGCTCGTCCCCGGCCTGGGCACGCTCGTGAAAGACAAGACTCTGGCTGCGATAGAGCGTTCCGGGACCGGGCAGCAGGTTGCCAAGAACCGCCGAGATCAGGGACGCCTCCCATATCGCGGGCGCGAGCGCTTCGTCCACGCCGTCGCCGTCGCCATCGAACTGCGCCAGATGCATCGGGTTGTAATTGCCCGAGGCGCTGGCGAAGATATAGAAATCGTCTTCGGAGCAGACCCGGACGATTTCGGCACTGTCGCCCACCGAGATTTCGTCGAAGGTGCGGTTTTCGGTGATCTTCATTCGGCAGTCTTTCCTTCTGAAACGGTCTTCGGCGGCTCCCCGGGCCGGCCTCGGGCGCCGGCGGGCTCGATGGCTCCGGCCCCGTTGGAAAAGGCCCCATGCGCGGCCAGCGGGTCCTCGACGACATCCTCGGCAAGCGGCGGCAGTTCCAGAAGCGCGCGGAACCGCTGCAGCAACTCCAGCGTATGCGGGGCCATCTCCGCGATCGGCCCCGGCACATATTGCACGACGCGCGCGGCAAGCTCGCGTTCCTGCGGATCGCGCAGAAGACAGGGCAGTGTCTCGATCGCGCCCTCGGGGTCATAGGTCGCGATCAGGGTCTGCTCATGCAGGATCCGGGCGCGGCACTCCGCCGTCAGCGAGGCGAAAGGCTCGTCCTTGTTGAGCACCCGCGCCGAGCGTTCCAGCCGGTCGCGCCGGACCGAACCGCGGCTTTCGGCCAGCAGGATCAGCATCCGGATCACCGCCTCGACGAAGCCGCCCTGCTCGACATGCGACAGTACCGTCTGCACGATCGGCATCGCGCGCAATTCGGCGGTCGATTTCCGGGGCCGCCGCACTGTCTCGGGGGCGCCGAAGGCCCGGGCCCAGGGCGAATTCCACATCGCGAAGAAGCTCATCTCGACCCAAGCATCCCGCATGTCACGCCCGAAGTCGATCCACTGTTCCGTCATGTCAGCGGCAAAGCGCTCGGCCCAGAGGAACGGATTGTCGATCGCCGCCGGATGCCGCTCCTCGCGCAGCCGCCCGGCGGCGGCGGTGACCGGCGCGAGAAAGGGATTGACCGAGGACATAGCCGTCCGTTGCACCCGCAAGGGATGCAGCCGCCGCGTCGTCTCGGCGGCCTCCGGGTTGACCGAGGCCCGGACCAGGGGCCGGACAGCGGTATCGTAGAATTCGGATTGCATGTTGCTCATCCGCG is part of the Rhodovulum sp. MB263 genome and encodes:
- a CDS encoding bifunctional enoyl-CoA hydratase/phosphate acetyltransferase; the protein is MKITENRTFDEISVGDSAEIVRVCSEDDFYIFASASGNYNPMHLAQFDGDGDGVDEALAPAIWEASLISAVLGNLLPGPGTLYRSQSLVFHERAQAGDELLTRVTVVEKRPPNRIVLETRVERCSDGALVLDGEAEVKAPPKKLVFNDLEIPGLVIQRHRHFDALIERAEPLAPLPTAVVCPEEPRALGGALLGARHTIIAPILVGDPAKISAAAAEIGASLDGIEIVEAADPVTAAHLAVDLVAGGRAAALMKGHLHTDVLLRAALRKENGLRAGRRFTHVFVMDVPGVPHPLMVTDAAINIAPDLRTKVDIVQNAIDLAISIGIEVPKVGVLSAVETVNPDIPSSLDAALLSKMAERGQIRGGMVDGPLAMDNAIDLTAARTKGITSQVAGRAEVLVVPNLDAGNMLAKQLAYISHAEGAGVVMGAKVPIILNSRSDDDKARLASCAVATLHNARLNGLFPARRAAE